A genomic segment from Anopheles maculipalpis chromosome X, idAnoMacuDA_375_x, whole genome shotgun sequence encodes:
- the LOC126556529 gene encoding transferrin, whose product MKSYILLWIVPLLVASIHGASVSKQETYAWCVPVELLDDCARLTRAAGVAIECVGGIDRLDCLRKVQNREADYLVADPEDVYVASHFDNQDFAVFSELRTAEEPTARFRYEGIMLVRASDNFRSLADLRGKRSCHTGFGRNVGYKIPVTRLQRAGVLKLPAADRSLSPVERELAGLSDLFSASCLPGSYSSDAGVDRLLKGRYANLCERCEQPQRCAKDDRFAGYEGAIRCLVENGGDVAFSKTIYVRKYFGLPVTPGGAPAPALNPNARTQDYVYLCEDGTTRPIADGQPVCSWAQRPWQVLLGNGDVVGRMRELQSLSQQLYRYCTDANNQLSEVDRATAQRLWMDQKAPIVDRQDTLAPRAYLAQANYAEVIEREGRFGNKLRLCVVSEDERQKCELMRQAAYSRDIRPALQCVLKTVDACVAAVSDGTDADVVVLKQSNVQLKPLMWETYGDVMVAIADKTITKERLQSGPVALDSTNDQAVAAARVLSSKLPSLQTVDVNSPNSASAPIRIVLSKKLSDVPDSVEKVLVCADLSFQPLSNAAGCHLESNGNAERNAAAVYVRKDIDEALQDSIVHAFTALSDTFGRGQPREQVFRMFGQFRLRDGTVKQHLIFHDYASLLTATK is encoded by the exons ATGAAGTCCTATATCTTGCTATGGATAGTGCCACTACTGGTCGCTAGTATACACGGTGCATCTGTTTCGAAACAGGAAACATATGCTTGGTGCGTCCCCGTGGAACTTCTCGACGATTGTGCGCGTTTGACCCGTGCCGCCGGTGTTGCGATTGAGTGCGTCGGCGGTATCGATCGTCTCGATTGCTTGCGAAAAGTGCAAAATCGTGAAGCAGACTACCTCGTGGCAGATCCGGAAGATGTGTACGTTGCATCGCACTTCGACAATCAAGACTTTGCCGTGTTCAGTGAATTGCGCACGGCCGAAGAACCGACAGCCAGGTTCCGGTACGAAGGTATCATGCTGGTGCGTGCGTCCGACAACTTCCGCAGCTTAGCTGACCTGCGCGGTAAACGTTCGTGTCATACCGGGTTCGGGCGCAATGTTGGCTATAAAATTCCGGTGACGCGTCTGCAGCGTGCTGGCGTGCTGAAGCTACCGGCAGCGGACAGATCGCTATCACCGGTCGAGAGAGAGTTGGCGGGATTGTCGGATTTGTTCAGCGCTTCGTGTCTACCGGGCAGCTACTCATCCGATGCCGGCGTTGACCGGTTGCTGAAGGGCCGGTACGCTAATTTGTGTGAACGATGCGAACAACCGCAACGGTGTGCGAAGGATGATCGTTTCGCTGGGTATGAGGGAGCTATTAGATGCTTGGTAGAGaatggtggtgatgtggcGTTCAGCAAAACGATTTACGTTCGCAAGTACTTTGGACTTCCGGTAACACCTGGTGGCGCACCTGCGCCGGCACTGAATCCGAACGCTCGGACACAAGACTATGTGTATCTGTGCGAGGACGGAACGACGCGTCCCATTGCCGATGGACAGCCGGTGTGTTCCTGGGCACAACGACCCTGGCAGGTACTGCTTGGCAATGGCGATGTGGTTGGACGGATGCGTGAGCTTCAGTCGCTCAGTCAACAGCTTTATCGCTACTGTACCGATGCCAACAATCAACTATCGGAGGTGGATCGTGCCACGGCACAGCGACTCTGGATGGATCAGAAGGCACCGATAGTAGATCGGCAGGATACGCTAGCACCTCGCGCTTATCTCGCCCAGGCCAACTATGCGGAGGTAATCGAGCGGGAAGGACGTTTCGGTAACAAGTTGCGCCTGTGCGTCGTTTCCGAGGACGAGCGGCAGAAGTGTGAGCTGATGCGCCAGGCTGCCTATTCCCGTGACATTCGGCCCGCTCTGCAGTGCGTGTTAAAGACGGTGGATGCTTGTGTGGCCGCTGTAAGCGATGGGACGGATGCCGATGTGGTTGTATTGAAACAATCGAACGTTCAGCTAAAACCGCTCATGTGGGAAACGTATGGTGACGTAATGGTAGCGATAGCTGATAAGACAATTACCAAGGAGCGTCTACAGAGCGGTCCAGT TGCACTCGATTCGACCAACGATCAGGCAGTCGCGGCGGCAAGAGTACTATCCTCAAAGTTACCCTCACTGCAGACCGTCGACGTGAATTCGCCGAACAGTGCATCAGCACCAATTCGTATCGTGCTTTCGAAAAAACTCTCCGACGTACCGGACAGTGTAGAGAAAGTGCTGGTGTGTGCTGATCTAAGTTTTCAGCCCCTCTCCAATGCGGCAGGCTGCCATCTTGAGTCCAACGGAAATGCCGAGCGCAATGCTGCCGCCGTCTATGTCCGAAAGGATATTGACGAAGCTTTGCAAGATAGTATCGTGCACGCTTTCACCGCTTTGTCGGACACATTTGGACGTGGTCAGCCGAGGGAGCAAGTCTTTCGGATGTTCGGACAATTCCGGCTGCGAGACGGTACGGTGAAGCAACATTTAATCTTCCACGACTACGCCTCACTACTGACTGCGACCAAATAG
- the LOC126562515 gene encoding ataxin-1 gives MLSAVETLGSAGAVPGRVPPYSRHHAHQPPPHQHHPAQHHHAYHPLHTILSPSAIGGQLQLPPLLGAQSSLGHAIPSVGNEFVRPYPKQRYEENRCFGIPSALTTEQRLKYGDPPPASAPGSNVLIHPQTGPVNLAVSSHGGGSGGGGDEFASGSLTYTQCHQTSTSNPIQSDGSKYSPGATIQSATYQQKLQQEQQHQQMLEFLGAQQQTTGNRMVCFPTMGSLDVFGGYSPLNYDMYPYRRVHGRPTYIPPPNHRPLEQRYTSGAAAFLPPRAPPPPSTDTSSTNSRLPKAAAAPVAIKSKLWHMPLSPPAPPTPPSHHTSRDISLPTSSSSTSSSSSSSNAPNTAEMDTLVASYRALKSAQLQHAYPRMWAPPDPLQHPPTNATYLNDLPSIVGPEEDKNGLQSSYPLIAAHSAPINHIPTLQDTYMASVQRHRPKFGSISGTSTSASTSSSTPSHMQQEFKVPLGMEGTLKQQRIGGSVRVEPPQTTAGLPYNAHGAFDGGAGSSSRRCSYEVESHDVADDIAAHQHILHTTVLKPKMFLRGSMISFRNGVKKPVEQVRLEDFLRTAAISPDVRLTEALTRRITPRYGSSSTGDTVKKILVRFTYDQQQRHGAIETTMDYPFFVTSKGWTSHNPEVTYNNYGLDCAPLEVGDVFIVLVPRHLPHESISLPTQLTATNTTEQRSSSIDHFAMQQNLKEDEKKLHIANAFSLNPTVSQCSPTEENAFLQHHHHHHRQQQHGAEKGNQTPDEQQQQRRHEENGGSASVSPTIIVEDNNPITPPHHSWMTLKPSGGGGSGGSGKRRQDGQRRATAKRKLTETQTQDVFRPDERADCSSIENTRRAMGSTTATEPVE, from the exons ATGCTGTCGGCGGTGGAAACGTTAGGTTCCGCTGGTGCGGTGCCAGGCCGTGTGCCGCCGTACTCACGCCACCATGCTCACCAGCCGCCGCCGCATCAGCATCATCCAGCGCAGCATCATCATGCGTACCATCCGCTGCACACGATCCTGTCACCGTCGGCAATCGGTGGCCAGCTGCAACTGCCACCGTTGCTTGGTGCGCAATCGTCCCTGGGCCATGCGATACCATCGGTCGGTAACGAGTTTGTTCGGCCGTACCCGAAGCAACG ATATGAAGAAAACCGTTGTTTCGGCATACCGTCTGCATTAACAACGGAGCAACGTCTCAAGTATGGTGATCCGCCACCAGCATCTGCTCCCGGTTCGAACGTACTCATACACCCACAAACTGGCCCGGTCAATTTGGCGGTCAGCAGCCATGGAGGCGGAAGCGGTGGAGGAGGGGACGAGTTTGCCAGCGGTTCACTCACCTACACGCAGTGTCATCAAACCTCCACCAGCAATCCAATCCAGTCGGATGGATCGAAGTATTCGCCCGGTGCCACTATACAGTCGGCCACTTATCAGCAAAAGTTGCAACaggaacaacaacaccaacaaatgCTCGAGTTTCTTGGAGCACAGCAGCAAACGACCGGCAACCGTATGGTTTGCTTTCCGACGATGGGTTCGCTCGATGTGTTCGGAGGATACTCGCCACTAAACTACGATATGTATCCGTACAG ACGTGTTCATGGACGTCCAACGTATATACCACCACCCAACCATCGACCACTGGAGCAGCGCTACACCAGTGGTGCGGCCGCATTTTTGCCACCGAGAGCTCCCCCACCGCCATCAACGGACACGTCCAGCACTAACAGTCGGCTACCGAAAGCGGCCGCCGCACCAGTTGCCATCAAGTCTAAATTGTGGCACATGCCACTATCGCCACCAGCACCCCCAACGCCACCATCGCACCATACTTCAAGAGACATCTCGCTGCCAACATCATCCTCCTCCACATCGTCGTCATCCTCCTCATCCAACGCACCGAACACTGCCGAGATGGACACGCTCGTTGCGTCGTACAGAGCGCTCAAATCAGCTCAGCTGCAGCATGCCTACCCAAGAATGTGGGCACCGCCGGATCCGTTACAGCACCCGCCGACTAATGCCACATATTTGAACGATCTGCCCAGTATCGTTGGACCGGAGGAGGACAAAAATGGCTTACAGTCGTCGTACCCGTTGATTGCCGCCCACAGTGCACCGATCAATCATATACCGACCCTGCAGGATACGTATATGGCTTCCGTCCAGCGGCATCGTCCTAAGTTCGGTTCCATATCCGGCACCAGTACGAGCGCCAGCACATCTTCATCCACGCCCAGTCACATGCAGCAGGAGTTTAAGGTTCCTTTAGGTATGGAAGGTACGCTGAAACAGCAACGTATCGGTGGAAGTGTGCGTGTCGAACCACCCCAAACAACAGCGGGATTGCCGTACAACGCACACGGAGCATTCGATGGTGGTGCTGGCAGCAGTAGTCGCCGATGTAGCTACGAAGTAGAATCACACGACGTGGCGGATGATATTGCTGCCCATCAACA TATACTGCATACGACGGTGTTGAAGCCCAAAATGTTTCTGCGCGGTTCGATGATCTCTTTCCGGAACGGGGTAAAGAAACCTGTCGAGCAGGTACGGCTGGAGGATTTCTTGCGCACGGCGGCAATCTCGCCGGACGTGCGCCTTACCGAGGCATTGACACGCCGTATCACACCTCGCTACGGTAGCAGCAGTACGGGTGACACAGTCAAGAAGATACTCGTGCGCTTCACCtacgaccagcagcagcgtcat GGTGCAATCGAGACAACGATGGATTATCCATTCTTCGTCACGAGCAAGGGCTGGACGTCGCACAATCCGGAAGTTACCTACAACAACTACGGGTTGGATTGTGCTCCGCTTGAGGTGGGTGACGTGTTTATCGTGCTAGTGCCGCGTCATCTCCCACACGAGAGTATTTCCCTACCAACACAGCTAACTGCTACTAATACCACCGAGCAGCGATCCTCATCGATCGATCACTTCGCGATGCAGCAGAATCTAAAAGAGGACGAAAAGAAGCTACACATCGCGAACGCTTTTTCGTTGAATCCGACCGTTAGCCAATGTTCGCCCACTGAGGAGAATGCATTtctccagcaccaccaccaccaccatcgacagcaacagcacggtGCAGAAAAGGGGAACCAAACGCCGGatgagcaacagcagcaacggcGGCACGAGGAAAATGGTGGCAGTGCTTCGGTTAGTCCGACGATCATCGTCGAAGATAACAATCCTATAACGCCACCGCACCACAGTTGGATGACGCTAAAGCCATCCGGTGGGGGCGGAAGCGGCGGTTCTGGCAAGCGTCGCCAGGACGGACAAAGGCGTGCCACTGCCAAGCGCAAGCTTACGGAAACACAAACCCAGGATGTGTTCCGTCCGGACGAGAGAGCGGATTGTTCCAGCATCGAAAACACACGCCGTGCAATGGGCAGTACTACTGCTACCGAACCGGTGGAATAA
- the LOC126562403 gene encoding MICOS complex subunit MIC25: MGATSSRPRTLVVNNDSPAGLIEISDDVVQRLKSGHPSKTQGRSADDAQQQPIGDGSSAPTARGPSSYPNPPVPPSVVYQGELPLTSMQVLQEKERELRENDVYWTQRLKALEANLARTNQVLEKEYSDAVADVKKRFATTAVQQQLPPCQDLKAKVIACYRQNPHETLRCAEEVKQFTDCVNQHRIQLLHQRAAADPGKK; the protein is encoded by the exons ATGGGGGCCACATCCAGCAGACCGAGAACGTTGGTGGTGAACAACGACTCGCCCGCCGGTCTGATCGAGATATCCGACGATGTGGTACAGCGGCTCAAGAGTGGCCACCCGTCCAAGACGCAAG GTCGAAGTGCTGACGACGCCCAGCAGCAGCCGATTGGTGACGGCAGCAGTGCACCGACTGCTCGTGGTCCGAGCTCCTACCCAAATCCACCGGTGCCACCCTCGGTGGTGTATCAGGGCGAACTTCCGCTCACCTCGATGCAGGTACTGCAGGAAAAGGAGCGCGAGCTGCGGGAAAACGACGTTTACTGGACCCAACGGCTGAAGGCACTCGAAGCGAACCTAGCCAGGACGAACCAAGTGCTGGAGAAGGAGTACAGTGATGCG GTTGCGGATGTAAAGAAACGGTTTGCGACGACCGCcgttcagcagcagctgccACCGTGCCAGGATCTGAAGGCGAAGGTGATTGCGTGCTACCGACAAAATCCGCACGAAACGCTGCGCTGTGCCGAGGAGGTGAAGCAGTTTACGGACTGCGTCAATCAGCACCGAATTCAACTGCTACACCAGCGTGCAGCGGCCGACCCTGGAAAGAAGTAA
- the LOC126557173 gene encoding uncharacterized protein LOC126557173 produces MEANSISTESCAGDMTEPELAVVRMRSLDESQSPSIRSDGSGCRKSSLYVYGDGQFNITLKHYDSIVSEVKCPGCAEPMDGPITMCATGHSICSVCRAKRGSCPLCGDRVTELRNYTLEAIVSKVQFPCKNAAKGCAVRLPLQLLRWHKERCGYKLIECFMGKVWGACGWHGCERDWMSHCLAAHADHVYQEPTVDLRWEFGAEANQRASELQLVVAYHVLRAYGEAFNLYQVYDQDSRTVLWTVICATKESKVSARFAFELELYSPVDSWKLLVQRFPCHSELDPDFLKDGHCSKIPLADVLRFMTEDKVLHYRVRVLEVGPSRSQSLMKLSNGTGSTVSTSHLPTNYCCKHIENVNLKAVPEGNIICRKEPTINTDSLSAQDDDDVFLPYVDAEEDGHNTPRASVRQLDAQNSPNRSTSLRLATSVPMLAQPVHLDDTEPPQEVELQPIQQLVRVKVAEREQPVKLHVRKPNATKTSGGMERGSSNESLATKSSKGTGLSKFYNVTMYKAAKFLDKKGIK; encoded by the exons ATGGAAGCCAACAGTATTTCAACAGAATCGTGTGCAGGGGATATGACTGAACCGGAGCTAGCTGTTGTGCGAATGCGGTCCCTGGATGAATCGCAATCGCCGAGCATTCGGTCGGATGGATCCGGATGTCGAAAGTCATCGCTGTACGTGTACGGGGACGGCCAGTTCAACATAACGCTCAAACACTACGACAGTATTGTAAGCGAAGTCAAGTGTCCGGGATGTGCGGAACCGATGGACGGACCCATCACTATGTGTGCCACTGGCCACAGTATCTGCAGTGTGTGTCGTGCCAAGCGGGGCTCATGCCCACTGTGCGGTGATCGAGTGACGGAGCTGCGTAACTACACCCTCGAAGCCATCGTTTCGAAAGTACAGTTTCCATGCAAAAACGCAGCCAAGGGCTGTGCGGTACGTCTGCCGTTGCAGTTATTGCGCTGGCATAAGGAACGGTGCGGTTACAAGCTGATCGAGTGCTTCATGGGTAAGGTTTGGGGTGCGTGCGGATGGCATGGCTGCGAGCGAGATTGGATGAGCCACTGTCTGGCGGCACACGCCGATCACGTGTATCAAGAACCGACGGTGGATCTGCGCTGGGAGTTTGGAGCGGAAGCTAACCAGCGCGCCTCCGAATTGCAGCTGGTCGTAGCTTACCACGTGTTGCGTGCCTACGGTGAAGCGTTCAACCTGTACCAGGTGTACGATCAGGACAGCAGAACCGTACTGTGGACAGTTATCTGTGCTACCAAGGAGTCGAAAGTTAGTGCGCGGTTTGCCTTCGAGTTAGAGCTGTACTCGCCTGTCGATAGCTGGAAGCTGTTGGTCCAGCGCTTCCCTTGCCATTCGGAGCTTGATCCTGACTTTCTGAAGGATGGCCACTGTTCAAAGATCCCACTGGCTGACGTCCTGCGTTTCATGACGGAAGACAAG gtttTACACTACCGCGTACGGGTGCTCGAAGTTGGTCCGTCGCGTAGTCAGAGTTTGATGAAGTTGAGCAACGGTACGGGAAGCACCGTGTCCACATCACACCTACCAACCAACTACTGCTGCAAGCACATCGAAAATGTCAACCTCAAGGCTGTCCCGGAAGGGAATATCATCTGTCGAAAGGAACCTACTATCAACACCGATTCGCTATCAGCccaggatgatgatgacgttTTTCTACCTTACGTGGATGCTGAAGAGGACGGACACAACACACCGCGAGCCTCAGTTCGACAACTTGATGCGCAGAATTCACCAAATCGATCAACCAGTTTGAGGTTGGCGACTTCGGTTCCAATGTTAGCTCAGCCGGTCCATCTGGATGATACCGAACCGCCGCAGGAGGTAGAATTGCAACCGATTCAACAACTGGTGCGTGTGAAGGTTGCCGAACGAGAGCAACCTGTCAAGTTGCATGTCCGGAAGCCGAATGCAACCAAGACGAGCGGTGGCATGGAGCGAGGATCCTCCAACGAGAGCCTCGCCACCAAGTCTTCCAAGGGCACAGGATTGTCCAAGTTTTACAACGTCACCATGTACAAGGCAGCTAAATTTCTTGACAAGAAAGGCATCAAGTAG